The Arachis duranensis cultivar V14167 chromosome 2, aradu.V14167.gnm2.J7QH, whole genome shotgun sequence genome has a window encoding:
- the LOC107474427 gene encoding uncharacterized protein LOC107474427 → MCPLRIILIFLSATLAGFFVLRNLRSQPQLNEGNDDPSLTNSAPTYPKPSDSSKFSITKVRAALESGFWSFLDMASGRYLWRHIVSSSTKRSC, encoded by the exons atgtGCCCTTTGAGAATCATTCTCATATTCTTGTCAGCAACACTCGCGGGTTTCTTTGTTCTCAGAAACCTCAGATCTCAACCTCAGCTCAACGAAGGCAATGATGATCCTTCTTTAACAAATTCTGCTCCTACATATCCCAAACCCTCCGattcttcaaaattttcaattacaaaG GTTCGCGCTGCtttagaatctgggttttggtccTTCCTTGACATGGCTAGCGGGCGTTACCTTTGGAGACATATCGTCTCTTCCTCTACAAAACGGTCTTGTTGA
- the LOC107474437 gene encoding protein FAR1-RELATED SEQUENCE 5-like, whose amino-acid sequence MSINKDDVKIDSDNDLGDDFDYQPNAEDDAEDDYVDSLDSTSKSEEVCGVKRIADLMVEDIWNLEFRIEDEACEFYNAYSCWHGFVMRKDDVVRDNQGRIISRQLDCNKEGWRNVRYLDLDDRSREARSLTRTKCPAWLRVKLDYGCGIWKVLCFVESHNHDLTPPQFAHLVPTNRRLTVTDKVQVKNLHNFGFKTCHIMGYIAFQKGGYRHAGFTRKDLYNHIDRYRRLKVKNGDANVVINYLIGKSNNDPLFFGKYTFTSDERLEHIFWADGQSIIDYHCFGNIVAFDSTYKKNKYNKPLVIFSGCNHHGQTVIFGSGLLSDETTETYKWLLETFVEAMGGKSPKAVITDGDLAMRDAIKNVLPDAAHRLCGWHMQRNACENIKNPNFLCDFKCLIYDNNDQRDFDRRWAAILDKHNLVGSTWMEKTYETRAMWSHCFLRDKFFGYIRTTSQCECINSLIRFYVNRKNTLIDFMHNLDSALKEYRNNELITDFKSQFSEPVMITSLEVYERSASCYFTQNIFKEIRNEIQRVGALNIKVLSTTLDKVKFSVTALGDPAKDLRVEVDRGKNLFSCSCKLFESRGILCSHVFCAMKFKNILEFPDSLIYKRWTENAKYKFISTEMPVNDDIERVLKFRVGALASNCNKLCDIACKDVADFDKHSVEGNPRDRSDDNASAKDSGFSPKRFANSSRSISVKSEHHSGPKTKPFKKGGTRKFTTTGMKNRKGKDNNFDEVKESQQDKKHSFTNYECVNDVIEEKCDTPHVQIDV is encoded by the exons ATGTCCATAAACAAGGATGATGTGAAGATTGATTCTGATAATGATTTGGGTGATGATTTCGATTATCAACCAAATGCAGAAGATGATGCTGAAGACGACTATGTGGATTCGCTGGATTCTACTAGCAAGAGTGAAGAAGTCTGTGGTGTAAAAAGAATAGCAGATTTAATGGTGGAGGATATTTGGAACCTGGAGTTTAGGATAGAAGATGAGGCTTGCGAATTTTATAACGCTTATTCTTGTTGGCATGGATTTGTAATGAGGAAGGACGACGTGGTTAGGGATAATCAAGGTAGAATCATTAGCAGGCAACTTGATTGCAACAAAGAGGGGTGGAGGAATGTGAGGTATCTTGATCTGGATGATAGATCAAGGGAGGCAAGGTCACTAACACGAACCAAGTGTCCAGCTTGGCTTAGGGTAAAGCTTGACTATGGCTGCGGTATATGGAAGGTATTATGTTTTGTGGAATCTCACAACCACGATCTGACACCACCCCAATTTGCGCATCTGGTTCCGACCAATCGTCGTCTCACTGTCACTGAtaaagtccaagtgaaaaatcTTCATAATTTTGGTTTCAAGACCTGCCATATTATGGGGTATATTGCGTTTCAGAAGGGTGGATATCGTCATGCTGGCTTCACACGCAAAGATTTGTACAACCACATTGATCGTTATCGTCGGTTGAAAGTTAAAAACGGGGATGCCAATGTGGTAATAAACTATCTGATTGGCAAGTCAAACAATGATCCGCTGTTCTTTGGAAAGTATACGTTCACTAGTGACGAAAGGCTCGAGCATATTTTTTGGGCAGATGGGCAGTCAATTATCGACTATCACTGCTTTGGAAATATTGTTGCCTTTGATTCAACCTACAAGAAGAATAAATACAACAAGCCTTTGGTCATTTTCTCCGGATGCAATCATCACGGGCAGACTGTTATCTTTGGCTCCGGCCTACTATCCGACGAAACCACAGAGACGTATAAGTGGTTGTTGGAAACTTTTGTTGAAGCGATGGGTGGAAAAAGTCCTAAAGCAGTAATAACTGATGGAGACCTTGCCATGCGAGATGCAATCAAGAATGTTCTTCCTGATGCGGCCCATCGGTTATGCGGATGGCATATGCAGAGAAATGCATGTGAAAATATAAAGAATCCTAATTTCCTGTGCGATTTTAAGTGTCTTATATACGACAACAACGACCAGAGAGACTTTGATCGGAGATGGGCAGCCATTTTGGATAAGCACAACCTTGTTGGGAGTACCTGGATGGAAAAGACGTACGAAACTCGTGCGATGTGGTCCCATTGTTTCCTCCGGGATAAGTTTTTCGGTTACATAAGGACGACATCACAGTGCGAATGTATAAATTCTCTCATCAGATTTTATGTTAATCGCAAGAACACCCTCATTGATTTCATGCATAACCTGGATAGTGCCTTAAAGGAGTATAGAAACAATGAATTAATAACTGACTTTAAGTCTCAGTTCTCAGAGCCAGTGATGATTACCTCGTTGGAGGTATATGAAAGATCTGCATCATGTTATTTCACACAAAACATTTTCAAGGAAATTCGTAATGAGATTCAGAGGGTAGGGGCTTTGAATATCAAGGTACTAAGCACAACCTTGGACAAGGTCAAGTTCAGTGTGACTGCTCTCGGAGACCCGGCCAAAGATCTACGGGTGGAAGTCGATAGAGGTAAGAATCTGTTCTCGTGCTCGTGCAAGCTGTTTGAATCACGTGGTATTCTGTGTAGTCATGTCTTCTGTGCCATGAAGTTCAAAAACATACTTGAGTTTCCAGATTCGTTGATCTACAAAAGGTGGACAGAGAATGCAAAGTATAAATTTATTAGCACAGAAATGCCTGTGAATGATGACATCGAAAGGGTCTTAAAGTTTCGAGTTGGTGCATTGGCATCGAATTGCAACAAGCTGTGTGATATTGCTTGTAAGGATGTTGCAGACTTTGATAAA CATAGTGTGGAAGGTAACCCTCGTGATCGATCAGACGACAATGCATCAGCCAAGGACTCAGGTTTTAGTCCAAAAAGGTTTGCTAATTCTTCGAGGTCGATCTCAGTTAAGTCCGAACACCACTCAGGACCTAAGACCAAG CCTTTTAAAAAGGGTGGAACAAGGAAGTTTACAACGACGGGTATGAAGAACCGAAAGGGTAAAGACAACAATTTTGATGAG gtgaaggagtCACAGCAGGACAAGAAACATTCATTCACGAACTATGAATGTGTTAATGATGTCATTGAGGAGAAATGTGACACACCACATGTGCAGATCGATGTCTGA